AAGGAAAGTGACGGTCGATAATCTGGCCGGCAAGGACCCTTCCGAGTAATCCGGAAAGGTTGGCCTCCAGCTTGTTGCGCAGTTGGCGAAGGGCGTAAGGGCGGCGCTCGTCATCCGGTAGGTTGAGCTGGTTGAGAGCGCGCCTGACTTCTTTGTTTGCTGTGGCAGCACCGAGGCTCTCAGCCAGGCGCAAGCGGAAGTCCGCGGCTGATTCCACATCAAGACCGAGTCGCAAGGCCTGGGCAATAGTGTCGTCACTGCACAGGTCGGCGGCGTACTGCTCAAGGCCGCTGGTGCGAGTAAACAGGGACAGGGCCACAAACAGCAGTATGTTGATGCCAAGGGATAGGGTGGTGACCTGGGTCCAGATCGGCATCCCCAGGGGAATTTGTATGGAGGTTCCGGGCAGGGTGATACCGGTCAGGTCAAAAATTGACGGCAGCATCAAGCCGCAGCCCCAGATCAGCATGCCGCCCAGCAGTCCACCGATAAAGCCGCGCCGGTTGCCGCGCGGCCAGTGGATCACTGCAAAGATACCCGGCAGGAATTGCAGTGAGCCAATAAATGCCAACAAGGCCAGGTCCGACAGGGACAGCCGGTTGTTCAATAACAGGTAGAAAGCAAAGCCGGCGATAAACAGTGCCGCGATCAAGGCGCGACGCAACCACACCAGCTGGCGATACATATTGTCTTCGGAGTGCCAGCGGGTGCCTGGTAGCAGCCAGTGGTTCATCACCATGGTGGATAGCGCGAGGGTGATCATGATCAGTGCACCGGTGGCTGCAGAGAGGCCTCCGATAAAGGCGAGGGTGGTAAGCAGGGCTGAACCACTGGCGCGTGGTACCGCCAGGGAGAAGTACTGTACCGGCTCAGCCACATCCAGGGCAAAGCCCGCCCACATAATCGGAAAGATCGGCAGCGCCATCAGTAACAGGAACAGCGGGAAGCCCCAGCTGGCTGTACGCAATGCCTGGCCAGTGGGACGCTCGGCGATACTCAGGTAAAAAATATGCGGCATGGCCACGGCGGTGGCGATAAACACCAGCAGCAAGGTGTGTGAGGAGCCCTGTTCAATGGGGGTGTAGAGCAGCTGCTGCATATCGTTGTTTTCCAGCAGCCACTGGTCGAGGCCGGAGAAACCCCCGAATACGCCGTAAACGGCATAGCCACCTACAGCAGTGAGTGCGACAAGCTTCACCAGGGACTCCAGTGCCATGGCACTAGCCAGGCCCTCGCCGCGCTCGCGGGTTGCACCGTACATGCTGGTAAAGACGGCCAGTAGTACGCAGTAGAAAAAGGCGATCAGGTTTTTGCTGGAGACACCACTGTCCGGCAGGCCGAGCGCGGCGACGCTATCCCTCGACAATAGTGCGAGGGTTTCGGATACCGCCTGAATTTGCAGGGCTACTAGTGGTAATAGTGCCAGTAACATGAACAGAGTGGCGAGAGTTCCTACCAGGCGGCTGTGGTAACGGAACACCAACAGGTCTGCAGGTGAGTACAGCTGATAGCGTTGGGCCAGCCGTGCCAGGGGTTCAAGTGCCACCGGGGCAAACAGGAACATGGCGCCGGTGCCCAGGTAGTAGGCCAATACGCCGTAGCCGTATTGCCAGGCCAGGTCGACGATGCCGTAGAAGGTCCAGGCGGACAGGGAGACTCCCAGGGACAGTACATATACCAGTGGGTGGCGAACCCAGCGAGAGGGCAGCCAGCCCTTGGAGGTGGCGAAAGCAACAAAGAACAGGGTAGCAATATAGGCGACGCCGATCAGGGCGATATGGGCTATGTCAAAGCTCATTTGACTTGCGCCTCCACTGGATAAAAATCGCCAGTAAGATCAAGACAAACCAGAGAATAAAAGGCCGATACCAGGCGCCAACGGGGTTGATCATCCAGGTGAAAATGGTGGGGGAAAATACATAACCCACCAGTACGAGCAGAATTAACAGGGTACGGTTGCTCATAGATCGTCTTGAAAACCCGCTTGGGGAAAAGGTGTTATTGAATTGCCAGACTCACCAGGGATTCAGTGACACGTCCACTGCTGAGCCTCTGCCGTGATAGGGGCGCACTGCCCGGGGGCGGGCGCCGCTGGCGGAAAAATGTTAATTGTCCCCGAAGCTCAGTGCAATTGCCGGTCGTGATTATCGATCTGGTGGCGCTGCCAGCGGGCCGTTGCCCAATTGAGGATATGTTCTGTGCTCCCCTGCTCCAGTGCCTGTGATACATGGAAGCCGAGAAAACCCAGTGCAGTGCACAGGTTAACTGCCGCCTTGTTGTCATCGATAGCCGGTGCGTGGTTTTGTTTGCTGAGCTTCTGACGTCCCCCCGGTCCCATCACGAGAGGCAGATGCCCGAAAGTTGGTAACTTGGCACCAAGTATGTGAAACAGACGAATTTGTGCGCCAGTAGTGTCGAGAAGGTCTGCACCGCGTACTACCTGGGTAATCCCCTGGGCAATATCATCCACGACAACTGCCAGTTGATAGGCGTGGAGGCCGTCGCGGCGCTTGAGAATAGTGTCTTCACGTATCGGCTGGCACTGTTTCCCTCGCCATATATCTATGAATGCTTCTTCGCCACCTGCGCATTGCAGGCGCAGGGCGCAGGCGCCACTGTCAGCGATTTTTACCCGGCATTTCAAATTGTCATGCCCACCATTTTCGCGGATCTGGCTGCGGGAACAGTAACAAGGGTACAGGAGCTCCTTTTTACGCAGTTGCTCCAGGGTCTCTTCATAGAGTGCATGGCGCTTACTCTGCCAGACAACAGGGCCGTGCCAGTGCAAGCCATGGGCTTCCAGGGAATTCAGGATACGGGTGGCCGCACCCGGTTCCTCGCGTGGCGGATCGAGATCCTCCATACGCAGCAGCCATTGGCCACCGTGGGATTGGGCGTCGAGATAGCTGCCGAGTGCACACACCAGCGAGCCGAAATGCAGGGGACCGCTCGGGGAGGGAGCGAATCGACCGATATAGGGATTACTACTTTTCAAAATGACAGGGGGCGGTCCCGTCGACCGCCCCATCTCTCCGGGTGATCACGCAGGACCACCTGGTTGCTATTGGTAAGGGATTAACCGGAAATCTGCCTTTCCTTGATCTCAGCCAGGGTCTTGCAGTCCACACACAGGGTTGCGGTGGGACGTGCTTCCAGGCGTCGGATACCAATATTAACCCCGCAAGCTTCACAGAAACCGTAGTCATCCTGGTCAATCAGCTCCAGGGTGGCATCGATTTTCTTGATCAGTTTGCGCTCGCGATCGCGGGTGCGAAGCTCAAGGCTGAACTCCTCTTCCTGGCTGGCGCGATCCGCGGGGTCGGGAAAGTTTGCGGCCTCGTCTTTCATATGGGAAACGGTGCGGTCCACTTCCGCCATCAGTTCGGCCTTCCAGGCTAACAGCAAGTTGCGGAAATGCTCCTGCTGCTTCTCATTCATGTACTCTTCGCCCTTAGTCTCCTTGTAGGGCTCAAAGCCGTGCAGAGAATCGGTGCTCGCAGCAGTTTTGGGCATAGTCGTTGCCTCTCTTTCTTTACGGACCCCCGATAATGGGGGCGATACCACCAAATTCAATCTAGCCTAGACCGGAATCTTTTTGCTTGATGCTTTTTTCACCTGTCAAAAAGCTTTCGGTGGCAGGCTAATCCTTATTACGGTTGCCGATACCCCAGGCGACCGAGAGCGAGGAAGCTATCAAATCTGCGCGATTCGCGCCACAAATAGTTGTCTGCTATTTTGTGGCGCCAAAACGTACAAGAGTGCCAGCCTGTGAAGTTTACCCCCCATTTTCAAAAGGCAACCCTGTTGCGTCGTTACAAGCGTTTTCTCGCCGATGTGGAGTCAGCAGAGGGTGAAGTTTTTACCATTCACTGCCCCAATACCGGCTCCATGAAAAACTGCTGGGTTGAAGGTGGCGCCTGTTGGTATTCGGATTCCGGCAACCCCAAGCGCAAGTATCGTCATACCCTGGAGATCACCACCACACCGGATGGCGCTCTCGCCGGGGTAAATACCGGCCGTGCCAATGCTCTGGTGGAAGAGGCAATTCGCACGGGGGTGGTCAGTGAACTCCAGGGATACGACTCCCTGCGCAGGGAAGTGCGCTACGGCGATGAAAACAGTCGCATAGATTTACTCTTGTCCGGTGAGCAGGGTGACTGTTATGTCGAGGTCAAGAACGTCACTCTGGCAGATGCAGAGCGGGGTTATTTTCCCGATGCGGTAAGTGCCCGTGGCGCCAAACATTTACGGGAGTTACAGAAATTGGCTGAGGGCGGTGTGCGCGCGGTTCTCCTTTACTGTGTCCAGCACACCGGCATTGAAAGTGTGCAAGTGGCGCGAGAGATAGACCCTGTTTATGCCGAAGCTCTCGACAAAGCTGTGTCTGCAGGTGTGGAGGTGCTCGCTTACAAGGCGCGCCTGGGCGCTGCAGAAATTGTCCTTGTGCAGTCATTGTCGTTTCAGTGAAAGTATTGGGGACATACGCGCCGGGTGAGATTGCCCGACGGGTAAAACCTTATCCCGGCAACAGGGCGTAGAGGCCGTCCTGAGCGTATTCCACGGGTACAGGCGTCAACGCATCTCCGGTGCAGGGGCCGGCAATACACTCGCCGGATTCAATCAGGAACAGGGCACCGTGGGAAGCGCACTGGATCAGCGCGCCGTCGGGATCGAGAAACTGGTCTTCCTGCCAGTCGAGATTGATGCCGCGATGGGGACAGGTATTCTTGTAGGCGTAGACTTCACCGCCTTTCATCACGGCAAATACATTATCGGTTCCGGCGGCTGTGTCGCCGAGGGAAAAGCCCTTCGATTGCCCTTCGGTTAACTCATCGTAACGGCACAGGAAGTATTTCTGCATAAAGTCGGCTCTGGAATCTTTTATTGGTCTATTGCGGCGCCGCGAGTGTAATCGAGGTGTAGCGTATTGTCCCGTCGCGCAGGATACCCAGAGTAATTTCGTCTCCGACCTGATGTTTTTCCAGGGCGTTAAGCAGATCGTCGTAGCTGCGAATGGGTTGCTGCTCCACTTCGACAATCACATCTCCCAATTGCCAGCCCCCCTGGCGTGTGCGGTAGATCCCTTGCAGCCCAGCTTTTTCTGCGGGTAGGCCCGGCGCTGTACGCAATACCGCCACACCTTCAAAGCCGTAGCGGCTGCCCCACTGGTCCGGAGCGGATTCAATGCCGAGTATTGGGCGCACCAGGCGGCCATGGGCAATTAGCTCTGGCACTATTTTCTTGACGGTATCTACGGGAATGGCGAAGCCAATGCCCACACTGGCGCCACTTGGGCTGTAAATTGCGGTGTTGACACCGATCAGACGGCCGAGGGAATCCAGCAGCGGGCCACCTGAATTGCCCGGATTAATAGCGGCATCTGTCTGGATCACATTGCGGATAGTACGGTTGTTGGCCGTTTCAATTTCACGCCCCAAGGCGCTCACCACACCGGTAGTTAGGGTGGTATCCAGGCCGAAGGGGTTACCGATAGCGAGCACTTTGCGGCCCACGGCGAGTTTGCTGGAGGTGCCCACTACCAGGGGTTTCAATCGCTCTTTGGACGCTTCTATTTTCAGTACAGCTAAATCCTTTTCCGGCGCCGAGCCCACCAGTTTGGCTGGCCACTCACTGCGATCCTGTAACGTGATGGTAACTTTGCGTGCGCCTTCGACCACGTGGAAGTTGGTTACCACATGGCCCTGTTCATCCCAGATAAAACCGCTACCGGCACCTTTGGGCACTGCGTGCAGCTGCAGGGTCCTGCGATCGCGGACCAGGGTTTCATTGGTGACGTAGACCACAGACGGGCTGGCGAAATTAAACACCTGCATGGTGTTGCGCTCGTCGTCGGTCGCGAAGTCCTGTACCTGTGCAAATAGGGGGGAGGAAAAGCAGAGGAGCAATAAGGAGAAAATGATCGGCAGAGTCTTTTTCGCTGTCATGGATAACAATCTTTGCATTGTCACTTTGCCGGCAAGTTTACCTCGCCCGCAGCAGTGGCGAAAAGGTAGCGGCGTTATTACAAACCTGTATCTGCAATTGGTATTTTATTCACAGCCTTTTTTCACCAGGCTCTTTTTCCGTCCTGTGGATAATTGTACAGGCGGTGATGTTACCTCGTGGCTGGGGCGCTACCTGCGGAAACTCTGTAGTACCTGGATGCGATCATCCAGCGGTGGGTGAGTGGCCAGCAGCGCGCCCATATTGCCGAAGATTCCAAAGGCTTTCATGTTACCGGGCAGCGGCTCTTCATGGCCCCGCTCTGACTCCACCTTGAGCCTCTGCAGGGCGGCGATCATGGAGTTGGGGCCGGCCAGCGTCGCGCCGGCGTGATCTGCCCGGTACTCCCTGCGGCGGCTGAACCAGGCGACGATAATCATGGCAAAGAACCCGAATACGATGTCCATTACGATAGAAGTGATGAAGTAACCGATCCCCAGCCCCTGCTCGTTGCGCAGTATCACCCGGTCAACAAAGAAACCTACCAGGCGCGCGAAGAACATCACAAAGGTGTTCACCACTCCCTGGATCAGAGCCAGGGTCACCATGTCTCCATTGGCCACATGACCTATCTCGTGTCCGATGACCGCGCGCGCCTCCTCACGACTGAAGCGCTGCAAAAGCCCGGCACTGACGGAGACCAGGGCGTTGTTTCGATTCCAACCGGTGGCAAAAGCGTTGGCCTGGGGCATGGGAAAGATACCCACATCCGGCATACCGATCTTGGCTTTGCGTGAAAGCTCCCGCACCGTCTCCACCAGCCACTGTTCATCAGCGCTGCGGGGCTCGGTGATAATCTGGGTACGGGTACTAATCCGCGCGATCGTCTTGGAGAGCAGCAGAGAGATAAACGAGCCGCCGAAGCCGAATAGGGCGCAGAGCAATAG
This DNA window, taken from Microbulbifer sp. GL-2, encodes the following:
- the sfsA gene encoding DNA/RNA nuclease SfsA, which gives rise to MKFTPHFQKATLLRRYKRFLADVESAEGEVFTIHCPNTGSMKNCWVEGGACWYSDSGNPKRKYRHTLEITTTPDGALAGVNTGRANALVEEAIRTGVVSELQGYDSLRREVRYGDENSRIDLLLSGEQGDCYVEVKNVTLADAERGYFPDAVSARGAKHLRELQKLAEGGVRAVLLYCVQHTGIESVQVAREIDPVYAEALDKAVSAGVEVLAYKARLGAAEIVLVQSLSFQ
- the gluQRS gene encoding tRNA glutamyl-Q(34) synthetase GluQRS — encoded protein: MKSSNPYIGRFAPSPSGPLHFGSLVCALGSYLDAQSHGGQWLLRMEDLDPPREEPGAATRILNSLEAHGLHWHGPVVWQSKRHALYEETLEQLRKKELLYPCYCSRSQIRENGGHDNLKCRVKIADSGACALRLQCAGGEEAFIDIWRGKQCQPIREDTILKRRDGLHAYQLAVVVDDIAQGITQVVRGADLLDTTGAQIRLFHILGAKLPTFGHLPLVMGPGGRQKLSKQNHAPAIDDNKAAVNLCTALGFLGFHVSQALEQGSTEHILNWATARWQRHQIDNHDRQLH
- the dksA gene encoding RNA polymerase-binding protein DksA; translation: MPKTAASTDSLHGFEPYKETKGEEYMNEKQQEHFRNLLLAWKAELMAEVDRTVSHMKDEAANFPDPADRASQEEEFSLELRTRDRERKLIKKIDATLELIDQDDYGFCEACGVNIGIRRLEARPTATLCVDCKTLAEIKERQISG
- the htpX gene encoding protease HtpX produces the protein MLRIGLFLLTNLAVLVLVGIIFNLFGIGGILQANGVDLNLGALLLLCALFGFGGSFISLLLSKTIARISTRTQIITEPRSADEQWLVETVRELSRKAKIGMPDVGIFPMPQANAFATGWNRNNALVSVSAGLLQRFSREEARAVIGHEIGHVANGDMVTLALIQGVVNTFVMFFARLVGFFVDRVILRNEQGLGIGYFITSIVMDIVFGFFAMIIVAWFSRRREYRADHAGATLAGPNSMIAALQRLKVESERGHEEPLPGNMKAFGIFGNMGALLATHPPLDDRIQVLQSFRR
- a CDS encoding ATP-binding protein is translated as MSFDIAHIALIGVAYIATLFFVAFATSKGWLPSRWVRHPLVYVLSLGVSLSAWTFYGIVDLAWQYGYGVLAYYLGTGAMFLFAPVALEPLARLAQRYQLYSPADLLVFRYHSRLVGTLATLFMLLALLPLVALQIQAVSETLALLSRDSVAALGLPDSGVSSKNLIAFFYCVLLAVFTSMYGATRERGEGLASAMALESLVKLVALTAVGGYAVYGVFGGFSGLDQWLLENNDMQQLLYTPIEQGSSHTLLLVFIATAVAMPHIFYLSIAERPTGQALRTASWGFPLFLLLMALPIFPIMWAGFALDVAEPVQYFSLAVPRASGSALLTTLAFIGGLSAATGALIMITLALSTMVMNHWLLPGTRWHSEDNMYRQLVWLRRALIAALFIAGFAFYLLLNNRLSLSDLALLAFIGSLQFLPGIFAVIHWPRGNRRGFIGGLLGGMLIWGCGLMLPSIFDLTGITLPGTSIQIPLGMPIWTQVTTLSLGINILLFVALSLFTRTSGLEQYAADLCSDDTIAQALRLGLDVESAADFRLRLAESLGAATANKEVRRALNQLNLPDDERRPYALRQLRNKLEANLSGLLGRVLAGQIIDRHFPFQNSDQPANKDIHLIETRLGRYKHQLTGLAGELNNLRLYHRQMLEELPMAACSLGRDGEILLWNYAMQDLTGIAASEVIGSKLEYLAEPWRGLLAEFAESTDASRFKQQVSLDGNSHWLNLHKTRQKRSRSDHVQDERGDGHMLLLEDITETQVLEQELIHSERLASVGRLAAGVAHEVGNPVTGIACLAQNLQFDCENPEVLETADQILSQTQRISRIVHSLVNFSHSGSQESERAPVDLYACVQEAVHLLSLQRDKTEVRFDNTVPENLIAPGDNQRLIQVFINLLSNARDASPDGGQILIEGYVVNGSACVSVTDDGPGISAKHRDRILEPFFTTKEPGEGTGLGLAMVYSIVEEHGGQLELVSPANRETGRGAKFIVQLPLAS
- a CDS encoding Rieske (2Fe-2S) protein, coding for MQKYFLCRYDELTEGQSKGFSLGDTAAGTDNVFAVMKGGEVYAYKNTCPHRGINLDWQEDQFLDPDGALIQCASHGALFLIESGECIAGPCTGDALTPVPVEYAQDGLYALLPG
- a CDS encoding S1C family serine protease — its product is MQRLLSMTAKKTLPIIFSLLLLCFSSPLFAQVQDFATDDERNTMQVFNFASPSVVYVTNETLVRDRRTLQLHAVPKGAGSGFIWDEQGHVVTNFHVVEGARKVTITLQDRSEWPAKLVGSAPEKDLAVLKIEASKERLKPLVVGTSSKLAVGRKVLAIGNPFGLDTTLTTGVVSALGREIETANNRTIRNVIQTDAAINPGNSGGPLLDSLGRLIGVNTAIYSPSGASVGIGFAIPVDTVKKIVPELIAHGRLVRPILGIESAPDQWGSRYGFEGVAVLRTAPGLPAEKAGLQGIYRTRQGGWQLGDVIVEVEQQPIRSYDDLLNALEKHQVGDEITLGILRDGTIRYTSITLAAPQ